One genomic segment of Pseudodesulfovibrio sp. JC047 includes these proteins:
- a CDS encoding glycine zipper domain-containing protein yields the protein MRNILIVCVMVGFLLGGFGCANKAQQGATVGGLAGATIGALTFNDKLLGAAVGAGVGVLMGYIVGNEWDKSDEQQVQRTLEKGRSGQPSSWTNPDTGASYTATPSPPYMAEERVYRDVVIKDARDGQEIMAKAWRDEKGVWHLKQ from the coding sequence ATGCGGAATATTTTGATTGTTTGTGTGATGGTGGGGTTCCTTTTGGGAGGATTTGGATGTGCGAATAAAGCGCAGCAGGGGGCCACGGTCGGTGGTTTGGCCGGTGCCACGATTGGTGCTTTGACATTCAATGACAAATTACTCGGAGCCGCGGTCGGGGCCGGTGTTGGTGTGCTGATGGGCTATATCGTTGGAAACGAATGGGACAAAAGCGATGAACAGCAGGTGCAACGGACGCTTGAAAAAGGTCGGTCCGGTCAGCCGAGTTCCTGGACTAATCCCGACACCGGGGCCAGTTATACTGCAACGCCGTCTCCTCCATATATGGCCGAAGAAAGAGTCTACAGGGATGTGGTTATCAAGGACGCTCGGGATGGACAGGAAATTATGGCCAAAGCGTGGCGTGACGAAAAGGGTGTCTGGCATCTCAAACAATAG
- a CDS encoding chorismate mutase, which translates to MIKIRKDDTSGPSHERPRRDETRAPRTFEKRGGPRDGGRKFDKRGGGNRGGRDFFGNKPQRPVLDDNAPAKSEIVANHRFNDISDLDDQILHLLEKRAFLIRKEGAWRKSKQKSLVDPKLEKLLRGSFDRKAGELSLDAKLSKQLFTLLNQFSLADVRKKFEGEGYKLAPRVDRIKAGIAGPRSFRFTRMMLAMAASAGTKTTLSPVTMNAPNKDLAKALKQVGAPISWDDDWIRNEGGKTLEFEGNMAFVGEDPFNFYMLLCLALGHAGRCKFTGKPALQLLDVASLNKILPRLGARLVPMNPNNPGLPVRLECGGFMDETITLPGNVDPEFAAALTLAAWSFSGGLTINGLNKDARARVAEAVEVLTVCGIKATLKNDSVTVSDGVPEIDEDPLLPLSVKLNAMLLALPILSGGSINIEGTWPKNEQADMVLKQLKALGLSINVATENLVAIMDGPLPESADIFLGEDSALMPLALALALKVGNATLKGAENPTTLELLDRMGASYEITEDGIALKAGKRQWDGTWFSPDPIWSMGCAMAAYSVPGIVLENHGEVTATWPEFWNFYNSLPTGIMKPKPVREKKDDTRRRIKIR; encoded by the coding sequence ATGATCAAGATCCGCAAAGATGACACCAGTGGTCCCTCCCATGAACGACCACGCCGTGATGAAACCCGAGCACCTCGCACATTCGAAAAGCGAGGCGGGCCAAGGGATGGCGGCCGAAAATTCGACAAACGCGGCGGCGGCAACCGTGGAGGTCGTGATTTTTTTGGCAATAAGCCGCAACGCCCTGTCCTCGACGACAACGCTCCTGCCAAATCCGAGATTGTCGCAAACCACCGTTTCAACGACATTTCCGACCTCGACGACCAGATCCTGCACCTGCTGGAAAAACGGGCATTCCTGATCCGCAAGGAAGGTGCATGGCGCAAATCCAAGCAAAAGTCCTTGGTCGATCCCAAACTTGAAAAGTTGCTCAGAGGCTCTTTTGACCGCAAGGCCGGAGAACTCAGCCTTGACGCCAAACTCTCCAAACAGCTCTTCACACTGCTCAATCAATTTTCATTGGCCGACGTTCGCAAGAAATTCGAAGGCGAAGGATACAAACTCGCTCCTCGCGTGGACCGCATCAAGGCCGGTATCGCCGGACCGCGTTCCTTCCGTTTCACCCGCATGATGCTTGCCATGGCAGCCAGTGCCGGTACAAAAACCACCCTGTCCCCAGTGACAATGAACGCCCCGAACAAGGACTTGGCCAAAGCTTTGAAACAGGTCGGTGCTCCCATTTCGTGGGATGATGACTGGATCAGGAACGAAGGCGGGAAAACCCTTGAATTCGAAGGGAACATGGCCTTTGTGGGTGAAGATCCCTTCAACTTCTACATGCTGCTCTGTCTGGCTCTCGGCCACGCAGGTCGCTGTAAATTCACTGGCAAACCCGCCCTGCAATTGCTGGACGTAGCCTCCCTGAACAAGATTCTGCCGAGACTCGGAGCCAGACTGGTTCCCATGAATCCCAACAACCCGGGCCTCCCCGTCCGTTTGGAATGTGGCGGTTTCATGGATGAAACAATCACTTTGCCCGGCAACGTCGATCCCGAGTTCGCCGCAGCCCTGACCCTGGCAGCGTGGTCCTTCTCCGGAGGCCTGACTATCAACGGCCTGAACAAGGACGCCCGCGCCCGTGTCGCCGAAGCCGTTGAAGTCCTCACCGTCTGCGGGATCAAGGCCACGTTGAAAAATGATTCTGTCACGGTCTCGGACGGTGTGCCAGAAATCGACGAAGACCCGTTGTTGCCGCTGTCCGTCAAGCTCAATGCCATGCTTCTGGCCCTGCCCATCCTGAGTGGTGGTTCCATCAACATCGAAGGGACCTGGCCGAAAAACGAACAGGCTGACATGGTGCTGAAACAACTGAAAGCACTCGGTCTGTCCATCAATGTGGCCACGGAAAACCTGGTCGCAATCATGGACGGTCCACTGCCCGAATCTGCGGACATCTTCCTGGGTGAAGACTCGGCCCTGATGCCGTTGGCCCTGGCCCTGGCTCTCAAGGTCGGCAACGCCACCCTGAAGGGAGCCGAGAATCCCACGACTCTGGAATTGCTTGACCGTATGGGCGCATCGTATGAAATAACCGAAGACGGCATCGCGTTGAAAGCCGGCAAACGGCAATGGGACGGCACCTGGTTCAGTCCTGATCCCATTTGGTCCATGGGCTGTGCAATGGCCGCATATTCCGTGCCCGGCATTGTGCTCGAAAACCACGGTGAAGTGACGGCAACCTGGCCAGAATTCTGGAACTTCTATAACTCCCTGCCCACCGGCATCATGAAACCGAAGCCGGTACGTGAGAAGAAAGATGACACACGCAGACGAATCAAAATCCGGTGA
- a CDS encoding aconitate hydratase, with amino-acid sequence MGKNITHKIIEKHLVSGDMIPGREIGLRIDQTLTQDATGTMAWLQFEAIGVGQVKTDLSVSYVDHNTLQMGFRNPDDHRYLRTVAAKSGAVFSPAGTGICHQLHLENFGKPGSTLIGSDSHTPTAGGIGAMSMGAGGLSVALAMAGEAYFIPMPEVVKVNLTGKLTGWAAGKDVILELLRRLTVKGGVGKVFEYAGPGVAALSVPERATITNMGAELGATTSIFPSDDRTRDFLDKMGRSDDFVELIADPDAEYDEVIDIDLSTLEPMVAQPHMPDQVCPIRELAGKKIDQVAIGSCTNSSYSDLKNTAQILAGKQTPPETDLMISPGSKQVLKLLARENLIEPVLDAGARLLECSCGPCIGMGGSPTTAGVSVRTFNRNFEGRSGTLDGQVYLVSAQSAARLALDGAFTDPATWGPAPERVDLPENVPSIRSLFVFPPEDPTSVEVLRGPNIVALEKFDGLPDTIEAQILLKVDDNITTDHILPAGAEITALRSNIPAISQYIFNRVDAEFVGRMKAAGQGIILGGENYGQGSSREHAALGPRHLGVKAVIVKSLARIHRANLINFGILPLLLTNPADYDSLSQGKTLTIPAKDMKPGGTISITIDDGKIVPVTNDLTKKELEIIQSGGLLNAVRESHT; translated from the coding sequence ATGGGCAAAAATATCACGCACAAGATTATTGAAAAACATCTCGTCTCCGGTGACATGATCCCGGGACGGGAAATCGGACTTCGCATCGACCAGACTCTGACACAGGATGCCACCGGCACCATGGCATGGCTACAATTCGAAGCCATTGGCGTCGGTCAGGTCAAAACGGATCTCTCTGTCAGTTACGTAGACCACAATACCCTCCAGATGGGATTTCGCAATCCCGATGACCATCGATATCTGCGGACCGTGGCCGCCAAGTCTGGCGCGGTCTTTTCACCGGCCGGAACCGGCATTTGTCATCAACTGCATCTGGAAAACTTCGGGAAACCCGGTTCGACGCTCATCGGGTCAGACTCTCATACCCCCACTGCGGGTGGTATCGGAGCCATGTCCATGGGTGCCGGAGGACTGTCCGTGGCACTGGCCATGGCCGGAGAAGCCTACTTCATTCCTATGCCCGAAGTGGTCAAGGTCAACCTGACCGGAAAACTCACCGGCTGGGCAGCAGGCAAAGATGTGATTCTCGAACTGCTTCGCCGTCTGACCGTCAAGGGCGGCGTCGGCAAAGTATTTGAATACGCCGGTCCTGGCGTTGCGGCCCTGTCCGTGCCGGAACGGGCCACCATCACGAACATGGGGGCCGAACTCGGTGCGACCACATCCATCTTCCCGTCCGATGATCGGACCAGGGACTTTTTGGACAAGATGGGCCGAAGCGATGATTTCGTGGAACTCATCGCCGATCCCGACGCCGAATACGACGAGGTCATCGACATCGACCTGTCTACCCTCGAACCGATGGTCGCCCAACCGCACATGCCCGATCAGGTCTGTCCGATCCGTGAACTGGCCGGGAAAAAGATCGACCAAGTCGCCATTGGCTCCTGCACCAACTCATCCTATTCCGATCTCAAAAACACGGCCCAGATACTGGCCGGGAAGCAGACACCCCCGGAAACCGATCTGATGATTTCCCCCGGCTCCAAGCAGGTTCTGAAACTGCTGGCCCGAGAAAACCTCATCGAACCAGTGCTGGACGCGGGTGCTCGTTTGCTGGAATGTTCCTGCGGTCCGTGCATCGGCATGGGCGGTTCCCCGACCACAGCCGGGGTCTCGGTCCGTACCTTCAACCGCAATTTCGAAGGTCGATCCGGCACCTTGGATGGCCAAGTCTATCTGGTATCCGCCCAATCCGCAGCCCGACTGGCGTTGGATGGAGCATTCACCGATCCAGCCACCTGGGGACCAGCTCCCGAACGCGTGGACCTGCCCGAAAATGTGCCGTCCATCCGCTCGTTGTTCGTGTTTCCCCCGGAAGACCCGACATCGGTGGAGGTACTGCGCGGACCCAATATTGTCGCCCTTGAAAAATTCGACGGACTGCCGGACACCATCGAGGCGCAGATTCTCCTCAAGGTGGACGACAATATCACCACGGACCACATCCTGCCCGCTGGTGCGGAAATCACGGCCCTGCGATCCAATATTCCGGCCATCAGCCAATATATCTTCAACCGGGTGGACGCAGAATTTGTCGGTCGGATGAAAGCGGCCGGACAGGGAATCATTCTGGGCGGTGAAAACTACGGACAAGGGTCCAGCCGGGAACACGCGGCATTGGGTCCCCGACATCTCGGTGTCAAGGCCGTCATCGTCAAATCCCTGGCCCGTATTCATCGCGCCAACCTGATAAACTTCGGTATCTTGCCGTTGTTGCTGACCAACCCGGCTGACTATGACAGCTTGAGCCAAGGAAAGACGCTCACCATCCCGGCCAAAGACATGAAACCGGGCGGAACGATCTCCATCACGATAGACGATGGCAAAATCGTTCCAGTGACAAATGATTTGACCAAAAAGGAACTGGAGATTATCCAGTCAGGTGGACTTCTCAATGCTGTCAGAGAAAGCCACACATAA
- a CDS encoding SurA N-terminal domain-containing protein: MLEIMRENASGWIVKILFAIIIIVFVFAFGMSGLAPTGDPVMATVNDQIITRAEYEFAYQRMAEAIGNSNPNVTSAQLQSAQFKQMVMGELISKKLLLDEAEKLGIGASDQEVVQGIATQPMFKNKQGVFDKGIYQAALRSIRMTPAQFEADFKQELIIDKVKQGVGSTTSATPDQARQIFDWVGEQARIDYIQVSPKDFMKTVTVSKDEIKAYFLTNKDRFTAPAQVRLRLISFTPDALAKFQTVTDEEIKAYYAANSKQLQQPEQVHARHILVMVKDTDSDADKKKAKAKIDDVLTQAKAGTDFATLAQKYSEGPSGPNGGDLGWFGRGAMVPEFEKAAFDTPAGSVSGLVKTQFGWHIIKVEERKNASTQTLDEVKDELRTRIAQEKASEKITEQLDQALDRLISGMTIEEIAKELNLEAVTTEPMPALFLTQVFGLTQEAAKTVQELAVGEAHKAPIAVNGGYMLVEKVEDVPPTLMPLDKVAPTIVNTIKKQKSHEMAQNRAEKIHAELTGTNAAKAAKTYARRIKTSEPFGRQGDIAGLGQSKPLTEAVFKAKGTDWLPLVYTMPESVLVVRLKEHIPASDELWTEQKAFWIKQAGQGYRQEMLAAFMDELSKNADIDIVHPEILQ; this comes from the coding sequence ATGTTAGAAATAATGCGTGAAAATGCTTCCGGCTGGATCGTCAAGATCCTGTTTGCCATCATTATTATCGTTTTCGTCTTTGCCTTTGGTATGTCCGGGCTTGCCCCCACCGGCGATCCGGTCATGGCAACGGTCAACGACCAAATCATCACACGGGCCGAGTACGAATTCGCCTATCAACGCATGGCAGAGGCCATTGGCAACTCAAATCCGAACGTCACTTCAGCGCAGTTGCAGAGCGCACAATTCAAACAGATGGTCATGGGCGAACTTATCAGCAAGAAATTATTGCTGGATGAAGCCGAAAAACTCGGCATCGGCGCATCCGATCAGGAAGTAGTTCAAGGCATTGCCACGCAACCCATGTTCAAGAACAAACAAGGTGTCTTCGACAAGGGCATCTATCAGGCCGCCCTGCGAAGCATCCGCATGACCCCGGCCCAGTTCGAAGCTGATTTCAAGCAGGAACTCATCATCGACAAGGTCAAACAGGGTGTGGGCAGCACAACCTCGGCCACCCCGGATCAGGCCCGTCAAATCTTTGATTGGGTGGGCGAACAGGCCCGCATCGATTACATTCAGGTGTCACCCAAGGACTTCATGAAGACGGTGACCGTGTCCAAGGACGAAATCAAGGCGTACTTCCTGACCAACAAGGATCGCTTCACCGCACCTGCACAAGTCCGCCTGCGCCTCATCTCCTTCACCCCGGACGCTCTGGCCAAATTCCAGACCGTCACCGATGAAGAAATCAAGGCGTACTACGCCGCCAACAGCAAGCAGCTCCAGCAGCCCGAACAGGTCCACGCCCGTCACATTCTCGTGATGGTCAAGGATACCGATTCCGACGCTGACAAGAAAAAAGCCAAAGCCAAAATTGATGATGTCCTGACCCAGGCCAAGGCCGGAACGGACTTCGCGACACTGGCACAAAAATATTCCGAAGGTCCGAGCGGACCCAACGGTGGTGATCTCGGCTGGTTTGGCCGTGGAGCCATGGTCCCCGAATTCGAAAAAGCGGCTTTTGACACCCCAGCCGGTTCCGTTTCCGGTCTGGTCAAAACCCAGTTCGGCTGGCACATCATCAAGGTGGAAGAACGCAAAAACGCCTCCACCCAGACGCTGGACGAGGTCAAAGACGAGTTGCGCACCCGAATTGCTCAGGAAAAAGCGTCTGAAAAAATCACCGAACAATTGGACCAGGCTCTGGATCGTCTGATCTCAGGCATGACCATCGAAGAGATTGCCAAAGAACTGAATCTCGAAGCCGTGACCACCGAACCAATGCCCGCACTGTTCTTGACACAGGTTTTCGGCCTGACTCAGGAAGCGGCCAAGACCGTTCAGGAACTGGCTGTCGGTGAGGCGCACAAGGCCCCCATCGCCGTGAATGGCGGATACATGCTGGTTGAAAAAGTTGAAGACGTTCCCCCGACACTCATGCCGCTGGACAAGGTCGCACCGACCATCGTCAACACCATCAAAAAGCAGAAAAGCCATGAAATGGCCCAAAACAGAGCGGAAAAAATTCACGCCGAGTTGACGGGTACCAATGCAGCCAAGGCCGCCAAGACCTATGCACGCCGCATCAAGACGTCCGAACCGTTTGGCCGTCAGGGCGACATCGCCGGTCTGGGACAGAGCAAACCGCTGACTGAAGCCGTTTTCAAGGCCAAGGGCACTGACTGGCTGCCGCTGGTGTACACCATGCCGGAAAGCGTCCTGGTCGTTCGACTGAAAGAACACATCCCCGCTTCCGACGAGCTTTGGACCGAGCAAAAAGCATTCTGGATCAAACAGGCCGGACAGGGCTATCGTCAGGAAATGCTGGCCGCGTTCATGGATGAGCTGAGCAAGAATGCCGATATCGACATCGTTCACCCGGAAATCCTGCAATAG
- a CDS encoding NAD-dependent deacylase — translation MTNQALENAAQAIRNARCIMAFTGAGISVESGIPPFRGPGGIWSRYDPALFEKAYFKQHPADVWPLLKTIFYDMLDSAKPNAAHHALVQLENNGKLAGIVTQNIDSLHQAAGSTVVHEYHGSTRRMQCMSCRTFFDSQDISLDSLPPCCPACGGVLKPDFVFFGEGVPSHVHQAATALAQQADVCLIIGTGGLVMPAGRIPSIVKNNGGTLVEINLSDTEYTYRISDYFLQGKAGTLLPKLVHEVLQ, via the coding sequence ATGACGAATCAAGCTCTTGAGAATGCGGCGCAGGCCATACGGAACGCCCGGTGTATCATGGCATTTACTGGTGCGGGAATTTCCGTGGAATCCGGCATCCCCCCGTTTCGCGGGCCGGGTGGCATCTGGTCTCGATATGACCCTGCCTTGTTCGAGAAAGCCTATTTCAAACAGCATCCGGCGGACGTGTGGCCGCTTTTGAAGACGATTTTTTATGACATGTTGGACTCGGCCAAACCAAACGCCGCACACCACGCGTTGGTGCAGTTGGAAAACAATGGCAAGTTGGCCGGTATCGTGACGCAGAATATCGATTCGTTGCATCAGGCAGCAGGCAGCACGGTTGTCCATGAATACCATGGCTCCACCCGGCGGATGCAGTGCATGAGTTGTCGGACTTTTTTCGACTCTCAGGATATTTCACTGGATTCGTTGCCACCGTGTTGTCCAGCCTGCGGAGGTGTGCTCAAACCTGATTTCGTCTTTTTTGGTGAGGGGGTTCCGTCCCATGTCCACCAGGCCGCCACGGCCTTGGCTCAACAGGCGGATGTCTGTCTGATTATCGGCACGGGCGGCCTGGTCATGCCCGCCGGTCGGATTCCGTCCATCGTGAAAAATAATGGTGGCACCCTGGTTGAAATCAATCTGTCCGATACGGAGTACACCTACAGGATCAGCGACTATTTCCTTCAGGGAAAAGCCGGGACATTGCTGCCGAAATTGGTTCACGAGGTTCTTCAATAA